One Coturnix japonica isolate 7356 chromosome 20, Coturnix japonica 2.1, whole genome shotgun sequence genomic window carries:
- the TP53RK gene encoding EKC/KEOPS complex subunit TP53RK, with product MAAAHGVGTDTDMAGAGDGAGPGAPGHGVGEVPPPLPGLQLVQQGAEARVYRGSFLGRQAVAKLRFPKRYRHPALEERLSRRRTAQEARSLLRCRRAGIPAPVVYFVDYVSNCIYLEDIIGAIPVQDHIYNVQRSGGDASSLLGLAEKMGQLLARMHDEDLIHGDLTTSNVLLRPPVEQLDLVLIDFGLSFISGLPEDKGVDLYVLEKAFLSTHPDTETVFQALLQSYAAASKKSGPVIKRLDEVRLRGRKRSMIG from the exons ATGGCGGCGGCGCACGGCGTGGGCACGGACACGGACATGGCTGGGGCGGGGGatggggccgggccgggcgcaCCGGGCCACGGTGTGGGTGAGGTGCCGCCACCGCTGCcggggctgcagctggtgcagcaGGGCGCAGAGGCTCGTGTTTACCGGGGCAGCTTTCTGGGCCGGCAGGCCGTGGCCAAGCTCCGCTTCCCCAAGCGCTACCGGCACCCGGCGCTGGAGGAGCGGCTGAGCCGGCGGCGCACGGCGCAGGAGGCGCGATCCCTGCTGCGCTGCAGGCGGGCAG GGATCCCCGCTCCCGTGGTTTATTTCGTGGATTACGTGTCCAACTGCATCTATCTTGAAGATATTATCGGTGCCATCCCTGTTCAGGATCACATCTACAACGTGCAGCGCAGCGGTGGTGATGCCAGCAGCCTCCTGGGGCTGGCGGAGAAGATGGGCCAGCTGCTGGCCAGGATGCACGACGAGGACCTCATCCACGGGGACCTCACCACGTCCAACGTGTTACTGCGGCCGCCCGTGGAGCAGCTGGACTTGGTGCTGATTGACTTTGGGCTCAGCTTCATTTCGGGTCTTCCCGAGGATAAAGGAGTCGATCTGTACGTGCTGGAAAAGGCCTTTCTTAGTACCCACCCCGATACAGAAACTGTGTTTCAGGCTCTGTTACAGAGCTATGCGGCCGCATCGAAGAAATCCGGCCCAGTGATCAAACGGCTGGACGAGGTGCGGCTCAGGGGGAGGAAGAGGTCCATGATCGGGTAA